The window CCGGCTGGCACAGCCGCGCTCTGCGTACGCCGGGGCGATCGCGGTGACGCGCGAGGACAACGGACGGTGGCAACACCGGTTCAGGAAGGCGACATGGGCAACTGCTTGATTCAATCAGTTGAACACCACGCCGGAGGGGACGCTGCGCCGCCAGCCGATCGGGCGTGGCCCCCTCAGCGGGCCCGGCAGCCCTCGGACGCCCGCGTCCCCGCCACCGCCGATCAGCCGCGCCGCGGGCTCCGCAGCCGGTCACCCGGACTCGCCTATTCGTCAGCGACAATCCCGTATCCCAGACCGGGAACCCAGCGGTGCGAACGGCCACGTCCAGAGCCGGTCGATCATGCGGCGGCGTGGCGTCGAGCAACTGAGGGTGTTCAACATTTGCCACGCTTCAGGTGTTGCCGTAGGGTTGTGGAGCATCGACATTAAGGTTACGTTTGCCGAGTTGGTCACATTGACTGCCCTTGGCAAATAGCGCCAGGCACCGGATTGCCGAGGTTCAGAGAGACTCAGCGAGCCCGTGCGCACCTCGCCGACTCGAGGCAGAGTGTCTGCGAATAGCCTCGTCGGTCGTTGGTGGACGTCCAGGAAGGCCCTCGTTATGCGGATTCTCGCTAGTGCCGAAGCATTCGGGTACGGACCCGCCTCCAAGCTCGTGACTATATGCAGCGAGCTCAACCGACACCATGCCGCAGTGGACTTCAAGGGAGCCGACGTAGCCTTCGACTTCGCCAAGGGCAACGCCGCCGAATTCCATTCCACCGAGCGACTCGACCGGATGACCGATCTCGCCACGGTGCCGCCGCACAGCTATGACGGCGCCATCAGCGTCATGGATCCGTTCCTCACTCTGTGGGCGGCGTTCCACGAGATTCCCTGCATCTATGTCGACAGCCTGTATTGGTTCTGGACGTGGCCCGTCGAGTCCGAGGCCGCTTTGCAGAAGAAGGCCGCCGAGCTGCTCAGCCTGGACACCGTCGGCGAAGCACTGGCAGCGCTCGCGGACGTCTCCATGCACGACGCCCAGTACGTCGCCCACCACCTGGCAACGGAATCGTGCGTGCAGCGCTCGGCGACCGGCGCCCGGCGCGGGCTCATGTCCGGGCATACCGGTGCGGACTACGTCGACGCGATCGTGGACACGAGCCGGCGCCGTCCCACCGAACCGGACATCTGGCTCGCCACCACGAGCGGGCTACTCAACCCGCTGGTGTCGCCCGAGCTGGCCGTCAGCTGGGTGCACTCCGTGTTCCTCCTGCTCGTCGAGGCGATGGCCGAGGCGGGCGAGGACACACCGGTCATCGTCGCCGGCAACCCGGAGATACTCGTCCTCGCCGGCACGGACGCGCCCGGTCGCCTGGTCATCAAGCCGCTCGACCACGCCGGGATCCTGTCGGCAATGAACAGCGCGATCGGCTGTCTCTCCCCGCCCGGCCTGACGACGATGCTCGAGGCCACGGCGTACGGCGCACCACTGATCCTGCTCCCGGAACAGCACTACGGCCATTTCGCCAACTACGACCTCATGTCGCAGCAGGGTGCCAGCACCCGCTTTCCGCAGGCGTTGGTGGGGACGCGGATCGAGGTCGACCACACCAGCGACATGCTCGCCAAGACCGAAGCGCTCATCCTCGGCCTGGCCGGACACCGCACGCAGCGGTCGCCACTATGGCGGGACCTGGTCGAGGCCGTCGCCGAGGGGGTGACGAGCATCCGCGCGGACCGGGCCGCCCGGGCCTCGGCCCAGGCATCGGTGATCCGCCGGGCGGTCGGGGGCTTCGCCGGGACGGTGCAGGTCGTCGACCGTGCGCTGGCCGTTTTCGGGAATTCCGGAGCGGGAACGACACCAGGCTGAAAGGTGAGGACCGGGTGAAGCTTTCCTACAGCACGCTGGCCTGTCCGGCATGGAGCTGGCAACATGCCGTCGACGTGGCTCGCACGCTGAACTACGACGGCATCGAGTGGCGGCTGGTCGACGGCAAGATGATCGACTCGGATTTCCCGCCCGGCCGGGCCCGGGAGATCACGGCGGCCGTCACCGCGGCCGGCCTCGCGGTGCCGGCGCTCGACACCAGTGTTCAACTGACCGCACCACCCGGGGCACGACGGGAGGCGATGCTCGACGACGTACGCCGATATCTGACGCTGGCCGGGCATTTCGCCGCGAGCTTCCTGCGGGTGTTCGCCGGGACCTACGCGCAGGAGATCGAGGACGCGCAGGCCCAGGAGTGGACCCAGGACGCGCTACGGGCGCTGCAGCCGGCGCTGGACGACACGCCGGTGCGGCTGGCGATCGAGCTGCACGACTGCGGGTGGAATCGTGCGGAGATCCGAGGGGTCACCTCCAGCGACTTCATCACCGAGCTCATCGACGCCGTGGGCACCAGGAGCGCGGGCGTGCAGTGGGACGTGGGGAACTCCATTGCCGAAGGCGAGGCCCCGGAGACCACCTGGAGCAAGATCGCCCCCGTCCTCACCTACCTGCAGATCAAGGACATGAGCCGGGACAGCGACGGCCATTGGCGTTACGTCCCGATGGGCGCGGGCGAGCTGCCCCTGGCCTCCATCCTCGACCTGGTCCGCGCCTCGGGGTTCACCGGCTGGGTGTCCTTCGAGTGGGAGAAGTGGTGGCACCCCGAGATCGCCGAGGCCGAGGACGTCCTGCCCGGATTCGTCTCATACATGAGGTCCGGTCCGGCCGGCCGGTGAGACCTGGGGTGCCGGCTCATCCAGCGACGAGGACGGAAGGACGGATCGCGACGTGGTTCACCACGGGATCATCGGGTGCGGACGGGTCGCGCCCAATCATGTCGACGGTTTCCGCGCGGCCGGGCGATACGGCGTCGGCTGGGCCTGTGACCGTGACGCACGTGTCCTGAAGGAGTTCGCGCTCGCCCACGGGATCGCCCGTTCCACCACCAAGGTGGACGAGGTGCTGGAGGATTCCGAGGTGATCAGCGTCTCGGTGGCCGTCGATCACGCGCAGCACGCCGCACTGGCCGAACGGGCCCTGGTCGCCGGCAAGCACGTGGTCTGTGAGAAACCCCTGGCGCTGACCATGGACGACGCCGGACGACTCGTCGCGCTCGCGGCCGAGCGGGACCTGGTGCTGTCGGTCATCTCTCAGCACCGCTACGACCCCTTGGTGCTGGAGGTGCGCCGATGGCTGCAGGCCGGACTGCTCGGCCGGATGCTCTACGCCCAGGTGTCGCTGGCCGCGCAGCGCGAGCCCGAGTACTACCGGGACAGCTACTGGCGCGGGACATGGTCCGGCGAGGGTGGTTCGGCCCTGATCAACCAGGGTTATCACGTTCTCGACGTGACCAGGCTCCTGCTCGGCGAGCTCTCCGTCGAGGCGGCCGTGGCGCGAACCGCCCTGCTGGACACGGTGATGGAGACGGAGGACAACCTCAGCGCCCTGCTCACCGCCGGGCCGGTCCCGGTCACGCTCAACGTCACGGTCGCGGCGAGGACGCTATGGCGGACCCGCATCCAGCTGGTCGGCACGCAGGGCTACGTCGAGTTCGACCTGGACCACCCCGGTACGCTCCACCACGCCGAGGGCAGCCCGCTCCTTCTGGAGGCAGCGGGCAGGCTCCGCGAACAGGCCGAGGAACCACCGCCGCCGGGGGTCGGCTATTACGGCATCTCCCATCGCCGGCAGATCGCAACCTTCGTCGAGGCGGTGATGGACGGGCGACCGCGGGAGGACCCGCGGGCCGGGCTCGGCATGGTCGAGTTGCTCGGCCGTCTCTACTCGGCCACGCAATTCGCTGACCGGCGGAAGTGAGGACGACATGGCGGACGAGATCCGGATCCTGGCCCAGCATCTGAGCGGCCGAAAAGGCGGAATGCTCGACATCGAGCTCATCTACGAGGGGATGCGTTCCGACGGTCGGGTGGTGGCCGAGTCCTACTCGACCACCGCGCTGCTGGGCGGTGGCTGGGACATCGTGCACCTGTCATGGCCCGAGTGGACCATCCGCCGCGATCGCGGCCCGGTCGTCGCCGCCGCGGACGCCGCGCGGATGCTCGCCGTCCTGCGCCTGGCCCAGGCCCGGGGATCGCGAATCGTTTGGACCGCCTACAACCACTGGCCGCACGAGTGGCACCAGTACCGGGTCGCGGACATGTATCTCCAGGCATTCTCCATGCTGGCCGACCAGGTCATCTGCAACTCCCAGACGCTGCTGGACGAGTTCATCCGCACCTATCCGGCGATCCGTACCGCCGACTGCCGGGTGATACCCCAGGGGCACTATCGCGGCGTCTATCCGGACACCGGCGCCACGACGGAAGAGGCTCGGAGCAGGCTCGGCCTGCCGCAGGACGCCACCGTCCTGCTCTGTCTCGGTGTGGCCCGGCGCTACAAGAACCTGCTGCCACTGCTGCGCTCGTACCGGGAGGTCGCCGCCGACCACGAGGACACCGTGCTGCTGATCGCCGGCGAGGCGATCGAGGCGGAGTTCGGCCGCCAGCTGCGGCGGGAAGCTGCGGGTCTGCCCGGCGTCCGGCTGGATCTGCACCACATCTCCGACGAGGAGATCCAGTACTACTTCAGGGCGGCCGACCGGTTCGTGATCCCGACGTCGCTGCCGATGAGTTCGGCCAGCACGATGTTGGCGCTGACCTTCGACTGCCCGGTCCTCGGTCCACACCGGGGCAGTTTCCTGGAACTGCGCGAGATTCTCGGCTCCTCCTGGATCTCGACCTACGAGGGCGGGATACGCCCGCAGGTCCTGCGCGACGCGCTCACGGTCTCCCGTCCGGTGGGCCGACCCGCCCTCGGCGAGGAGTTCGGATACTCCGCGATCGGCGAGGCGCATCTTCGCGCCTTCCGAGAGTTGGCAGGCAGGTCATGAGGGCATGACCCACCGCACAGGGAGCGACAGCATGGGAAATCCTCTCCGCGATCAGCTGGCCACCGAACGCGGCCGGCCGGCCTTCGGCCTGCTTCCTCTGGCCGTGCCCGGGCGTCCGTCCGTGGACTACGCGATGGCCATGATAAAGCTCGCGCTCGACGCCGGTGTCCGGTTGATCGACACCGCGGACATCTACGGCCTCCAGGACGAACCGCTCGGCTACACCGAACGGCTGCTGGGCGACCTGCTGGGCCACCTGCCACAGGAGGATCGGCCGATCGTCACGACGAAGGGAGGCATGGTGCACCTGCCCTCCGGGCGGCGGGGCTGCGATGGTCGTCCGGAACACCTGCACCGGGCCTGCCGCGAGTCGCTGCGCCGGCTGGGCACCGACGCCATCGACATCTACCAGCTGCACCGGCCGGATCCCGGAGTTCCCTACGCAGACAGCCTCGGCGCGCTCCGGGAACTGGTCGATCAGGGCCTCATTCGCGGTGCCGGGGTTGACAATGTCGACGCCGTTCAATTCGATCAGGCGGGCGCGGTGCTCGGCGACGACTTGGTGCTCGTGCAGAACCGGTTCTCGGTCGAGGACCACACGGACACCGAGGTGCTGTCGCGGTGCGTGCGGCGTGGTGTCGCCTACGCGCCTTGCGAGCCGCTGGGCGGGCTCGGCCGCGGGTCCGGCCTGGCCGAGCGCAGACCTGCGCTCGGCCGCCTCGCCCGGCGCCGGAACGTTTCCGCGCAGCGCGTCGCGCTCGCGTGGCTGCTGACCCGTCATCCGTACGCGACCCCGGTGATCGGCACGAGCAACACGGAGCACCTGCTGGACGCCCTGGAGGCCGGGCACCTGCAGCTGTCCGACGCCGACCTGGAGGAACTGGCCGCCTAGCCGGTTCCGGCCACTTCCGGCAATGTGCCATGTGAGGAGCGTTATGCGTAGTTTACTGCTGTCCGGTCTGGGCGTGACGTACCGCAACTCGTCCTACTTCGACGCAACCCTGTTCCGCGACGAGATCGACGAGCGGGCAAAGGCCATGCTCGAGCACGCTGGACTGGCGGGTGTGCGGATCAGGAACTTCTCCTTCCTGGACGGCGCCGTCCGCCGGCCGCTGCTGCGGCCGCCGGACCCCGTCCCCCATCTGACCTCCTTCACCCTGGAGTCGATCCTGGAGGCGGCGGGGCAGGAGTACATCAGGATCCCGCTGGAGGACGTGTGGACCGGCCTAGCGACAGCACCGGCCGTCGATGTGGACGTCATCCTGCTCAGCACCACGTACATCTGGAACCGGTCGATGCTGGGTCGGGCCCTCGATTGGGCACGGGTGCACCTGCCCGGTGTGCCCATCGTGGCCGGCGGCCAATACACGAATCTCAAGTACGCGAACATCATGCGCGCCTATCCCGACGTCGCCGGCGTCGTGCGCGGCGACGCGGAGAGCGCGCTGCCGCTCCTGCTTCAGACGCTCGCCTGCCACGGTGACCTGGGGCAGGTGCCCAATCTGGTGTGGCGGGACGGCGACCGGACCAGGATCAATCCCCTCCAGTACGTCGACCTCGAAACGCATCCCTCGCCGTCGTTCCCCGGCAGACTCAGAAGTGTGCCGTACGAGTCGATGCGAGGCTGCCCCTTCGACTGCAAGTTCTGCTCGTTCCCGGCGGCTTCGCCCAAGTGGCGTTACAAGTCCGCGCACAAGATCGCGGCCGACTGGCAACGCTACAGTGCCGAGAACGGTGCGGAGTCCATCGACGCGATGGACTCAACCTTCACCGTTCCGCCCACCCGGCTCCGTGAACTGACGAAGATCCTTCCGGGGGCCAAGGTGCCGCACTGGTCCTGTTTCTCCCGGGCCAACGTCTTCACCTCCCCTGAGTTCGTCGAGGACCTGCTGGCGGCGAACTGCGCGAACGTCGAGATCGGCTTCGAGTCGATGCATGACCGGACTCTCAAGCGGATGAGCAAGCGGGTCACGGCCAAACAGAACAGGCGTGCCTACGAGCTTCTCAGCAACAGCGACCTGGGCTTCGGAACCTGCTTCATGGTCGGCTACCCCGGTGAGACCGCAGAGGAGTTCGAGGTGACCCGGCGGTTCATCGTTGATGAGCACTCGGGCCGTTTCTCACTGCATCTGTTCTCACTGAGCGACGAGACGATGCCCCTGTGGGAGGACCGCGAGGAGTTGCAGATCGTCGTGGACGATCTGCTCGACCCGGACTCGGCCTGGTCCCACGTCGGCATGAACATCGACGAGGCGCGCAAGCTCCAAGCCGAGACGCTGGACGAGGTGAGGCGACGAAACGATACTGCGGTGGCCTCGCTGTGGCAGCGTGAGTACCAGCGGCCCCTGCTCCCCACCGTGGGCCCCCGGTCGAACCTTGTCCTGGAGAAGGCGATCGAACGCCTGGCCCTGTGCTCCCGGGACCATGAGACCGTGCAGGAGGCGGCGGCCGCGGCGCGGTCACACGTGGGCGAGCTCAAGGAAATGGGTGTCGAACTGGACCCGGGATCCCCGCTTGAGTCGCGGCCGTGAAGGCCGGGTTGTCGGCCAGCCAGTCCTTGATGAGACATTCCCAGTACTCCGGATGCACCATGTCCAGGCAGGTGTCGCGCCGCTCGAACTCGGGGCGACTGGTGAAGACCACGATGTTTTGCCGATACCAGCGCTTGACGCGCTTGTCAGTCCAGATGGCCGGCCGGACGACATCGACGGGCCAGAACCCGAGCCGGGAGAACCTTTCGGCCCAGTACGACGGCCAGCGTTCGTTCACATGATGAGTGCCGCCCTGGCACGGGATCGCCGCCGAGAAGAGCACGGTGTCGGCATGCCTGACGAGTGATTCCACGAATGCGTCGGCGCAGGACTCGTCGAGATGTTCGGCCACCTCCAGCGACTCCACAAGATCGAACGTACGGCCCAGCGAGAACGGACGCCGCAGATCCATGGGCCGGAACAGCGAGGGCTCCATGTGCATCGTCGAACGATCGACGTAGTCGCCGTCGATTCCGAGCAGGTCGGTAATTCCCTGGTCGGCCCATTCGGCCAGCCATGATCCCCGGCCGCATCCGACATCGAGAACCGACCGGGGCCGGACAAGCTCATGGACCAGCGGGACCACGACCCGAGCTGATCCACGAGAACCGTCATCAAGATCATCAAAGAAGGTTTGACCATAATGCGGTGCATGCTTTTCGGGCATGAAGGCAGCATAACATCGCTTATCGACGCTGTAAATCATCGTGCCGGCGACCGCATCGTTAAGCGTCCACTGGCCCCACCGGAGACCGTATGCCATAATGCCGGTGTGCGCGACAATGTGTTTCCAGTCCTGTGGATCAATGGGCAGCCGGGGTCGGGCAAGTCTGCGGTCGGCTGGGCGCTCTATGACGAAATAGCGCGCTCCGGCACGCGAGTAGGATTTGTCGACATCGACCAGTTGGGCATATTTCTTCCGGCCCCACTAGACGATCCCGAGCGTTATCGACTCAAGGTGAGCAATGTTTCCTCGACTGTAGAGAACTTCCGCGCGAGTGGCTGCGACGCACTCATTGTGTCCGGCGAATTGGGTATTTCCACGGCAATTTCCGCCGACACCGTCCACGGCGCCTCGCTCACGGTCTGCCGCCTGCAAGCGTCCCCCGGCGAACTGCGGCGGCGCCTGACGGTGCGCGGCGCACCGGCGAATCTGGCGGCGGCCTGGGTGCGCGAGGCCGAGGAACCGGATCGCTCGTCGCTGGCCGACACGTGTGTCGACACCGAAGGCCGCACCATCTCAGACGTGGCCCGGCTGGTACGAGAGCGGTGCGGTGACTGGCCGCCCCCGTACACCAGTGCCCGGACGGCCGCGACCGGGCCGGCGCTGTCGCCCGCAGCCGGAGCCGACGGCGAGGTCCTGCTGCTCTGCGGTGCCACCGGCGCCGGAAAATCGTCGGTGGGCTTCGAGGTCTTCCGCCGGCAGCTGCGGGCCCGGCACACGGCCGCCTACCTCGACCTCGGCCAGCTCGGCCTCCTGAGCCCGCCGCCCGCCGGGGACCCCGGTGGTCACCGGCTGAGGGCCCGCAACCTGGCGGACTTCTGGCGGGCCTACCACAAGGCCGGCGCGCGGCGCCTGGTGATGAGTGGCCCGGTGCCCGACGCCCACACCGCCGCGTCCTACGCCGCCGCCCTGCCCGCCGCCGACGTCACGGTGTGCCGGCTGCACGCCGGCCGCGCCGAACTGGCGCGGCGCATCGCCCTTCGCGGTCGCAGCTTCGACTGGCCCGAGCCCGGCGACCCGCTGATCGGCCGGTCGGACACGTACCTCCGGCAGGCCGCCGAAGCGGCGGCGACGACCGCCGAAGCGCTCGACCGGTCCAGCCTCGGCGATGTCCGCATCGACACCGACGGCCTGTCCGTCGCCGAAGCGGCGGACCTGGTCGGCCGCTGCTGGCGAGCGCCCCTGAGCAGCACCGTACGTCGTAGGTCGCAACAAGCCCGAGGAGGCGGCAGTGGTGGGTAGGCGTGCACTGATCACCGGGATCACCGGGCAGGACGGGTTCTACCTCGCCGGGCACCTGCTCGCCGAGGGATACGAGGTGTGGGGACTGGTGCGGGGTCAGTCGGGCTCCCGCGCATCCCAGATCCATCAGACGGTGCCCGACGTCCACCTGGTCAGCGGCGACCTGCTGGACCAGGGCAGCCTGATCTCGGCCGTGGACCGGGTCCAGCCGGATGAGGTCTACAACCTGGGCGCGATCTCCTTCGTACCGCTGTCCTGGCAGCAGGCGGAACTCACCGCCAAGGTGAACGGGCTGGGGGTGCTGGGGATGCTCGAGGCAGTCCGGGTATGCGGCGGCATCAACGCGTCACGGTCCGCTCCCCCGGGCCAGATCCGCTTCTACCAGGCCTCCTCGGCGGAGATGTTCGGTAAGGTCCGCGAGACGCCCCAGCACGAGGGGACGCCGTTCCACCCGCGCAGCCCGTACGGCGTGGCGAAGGCCTACGGACACTTCCTGACGCAGAACTACCGGGAGTCGTACGGGATGCACGCGGTCTCGGGAATCCTGTTCAATCACGAGTCGCCACGCCGTGGGGCGGAGTTCGTGACCCGGAAGGTGTCGCTCGCGGTGGCGCGGATCAAGCTCGGGCTGCAGGAGAAGCTGCCGCTCGGCAACCTGAGCGCCCGCCGCGACTGGGGATTCGCAGGCGACTACGTCCAGGCGATGCACCGGATGGTAACCCAGGACGAGCCCGAGGATTATGTGATCGGCACCGGCGTAACCCACTCCGTGCGGGACCTCGTCGAGATCGCGTTCGGCGCCATCGGCCTGGACTGGCGCGACCACGTGGTCTCCGACCCGGCCCAGATCCGCCCGGCCGAGGTCGATCTGCTGTGTGCCGACCCAGCCAAGGCCCGCGAGCTTCTCGGCTGGAAACCCAGCGTTCAGTTCGCCGGTCTGGTCCAGATGATCGTCGAGTCTGACCTCAAGATGCTCAGCGGCAGTGGGACCGCCTCCTGACACCGGCGGTCCCGCCGCACGCGAGGCGAACCAGCCCCCACCCGGCCCCGTCGGCGGACCGGCGCCGTGGGAGTAATGTAGACGCGCGGACCCGGCCTGAGGGTGACGTTGCCATCTCCAGGCGCACGATCACCACACGGTGCGAGGCGGCATCATCGGTGCACTCGCGCTCGCCCGGGCGAGCGCGCTGAA is drawn from Micromonospora sp. Llam0 and contains these coding sequences:
- a CDS encoding GDP-mannose 4,6-dehydratase, which gives rise to MGRRALITGITGQDGFYLAGHLLAEGYEVWGLVRGQSGSRASQIHQTVPDVHLVSGDLLDQGSLISAVDRVQPDEVYNLGAISFVPLSWQQAELTAKVNGLGVLGMLEAVRVCGGINASRSAPPGQIRFYQASSAEMFGKVRETPQHEGTPFHPRSPYGVAKAYGHFLTQNYRESYGMHAVSGILFNHESPRRGAEFVTRKVSLAVARIKLGLQEKLPLGNLSARRDWGFAGDYVQAMHRMVTQDEPEDYVIGTGVTHSVRDLVEIAFGAIGLDWRDHVVSDPAQIRPAEVDLLCADPAKARELLGWKPSVQFAGLVQMIVESDLKMLSGSGTAS
- a CDS encoding aldo/keto reductase; protein product: MTHRTGSDSMGNPLRDQLATERGRPAFGLLPLAVPGRPSVDYAMAMIKLALDAGVRLIDTADIYGLQDEPLGYTERLLGDLLGHLPQEDRPIVTTKGGMVHLPSGRRGCDGRPEHLHRACRESLRRLGTDAIDIYQLHRPDPGVPYADSLGALRELVDQGLIRGAGVDNVDAVQFDQAGAVLGDDLVLVQNRFSVEDHTDTEVLSRCVRRGVAYAPCEPLGGLGRGSGLAERRPALGRLARRRNVSAQRVALAWLLTRHPYATPVIGTSNTEHLLDALEAGHLQLSDADLEELAA
- a CDS encoding sugar phosphate isomerase/epimerase, encoding MKLSYSTLACPAWSWQHAVDVARTLNYDGIEWRLVDGKMIDSDFPPGRAREITAAVTAAGLAVPALDTSVQLTAPPGARREAMLDDVRRYLTLAGHFAASFLRVFAGTYAQEIEDAQAQEWTQDALRALQPALDDTPVRLAIELHDCGWNRAEIRGVTSSDFITELIDAVGTRSAGVQWDVGNSIAEGEAPETTWSKIAPVLTYLQIKDMSRDSDGHWRYVPMGAGELPLASILDLVRASGFTGWVSFEWEKWWHPEIAEAEDVLPGFVSYMRSGPAGR
- a CDS encoding glycosyltransferase family 4 protein encodes the protein MADEIRILAQHLSGRKGGMLDIELIYEGMRSDGRVVAESYSTTALLGGGWDIVHLSWPEWTIRRDRGPVVAAADAARMLAVLRLAQARGSRIVWTAYNHWPHEWHQYRVADMYLQAFSMLADQVICNSQTLLDEFIRTYPAIRTADCRVIPQGHYRGVYPDTGATTEEARSRLGLPQDATVLLCLGVARRYKNLLPLLRSYREVAADHEDTVLLIAGEAIEAEFGRQLRREAAGLPGVRLDLHHISDEEIQYYFRAADRFVIPTSLPMSSASTMLALTFDCPVLGPHRGSFLELREILGSSWISTYEGGIRPQVLRDALTVSRPVGRPALGEEFGYSAIGEAHLRAFRELAGRS
- a CDS encoding bifunctional 2-polyprenyl-6-hydroxyphenol methylase/3-demethylubiquinol 3-O-methyltransferase UbiG, which encodes MAYGLRWGQWTLNDAVAGTMIYSVDKRCYAAFMPEKHAPHYGQTFFDDLDDGSRGSARVVVPLVHELVRPRSVLDVGCGRGSWLAEWADQGITDLLGIDGDYVDRSTMHMEPSLFRPMDLRRPFSLGRTFDLVESLEVAEHLDESCADAFVESLVRHADTVLFSAAIPCQGGTHHVNERWPSYWAERFSRLGFWPVDVVRPAIWTDKRVKRWYRQNIVVFTSRPEFERRDTCLDMVHPEYWECLIKDWLADNPAFTAATQAGIPGPVRHPFP
- a CDS encoding B12-binding domain-containing radical SAM protein; translation: MRSLLLSGLGVTYRNSSYFDATLFRDEIDERAKAMLEHAGLAGVRIRNFSFLDGAVRRPLLRPPDPVPHLTSFTLESILEAAGQEYIRIPLEDVWTGLATAPAVDVDVILLSTTYIWNRSMLGRALDWARVHLPGVPIVAGGQYTNLKYANIMRAYPDVAGVVRGDAESALPLLLQTLACHGDLGQVPNLVWRDGDRTRINPLQYVDLETHPSPSFPGRLRSVPYESMRGCPFDCKFCSFPAASPKWRYKSAHKIAADWQRYSAENGAESIDAMDSTFTVPPTRLRELTKILPGAKVPHWSCFSRANVFTSPEFVEDLLAANCANVEIGFESMHDRTLKRMSKRVTAKQNRRAYELLSNSDLGFGTCFMVGYPGETAEEFEVTRRFIVDEHSGRFSLHLFSLSDETMPLWEDREELQIVVDDLLDPDSAWSHVGMNIDEARKLQAETLDEVRRRNDTAVASLWQREYQRPLLPTVGPRSNLVLEKAIERLALCSRDHETVQEAAAAARSHVGELKEMGVELDPGSPLESRP
- a CDS encoding Gfo/Idh/MocA family protein, whose amino-acid sequence is MVHHGIIGCGRVAPNHVDGFRAAGRYGVGWACDRDARVLKEFALAHGIARSTTKVDEVLEDSEVISVSVAVDHAQHAALAERALVAGKHVVCEKPLALTMDDAGRLVALAAERDLVLSVISQHRYDPLVLEVRRWLQAGLLGRMLYAQVSLAAQREPEYYRDSYWRGTWSGEGGSALINQGYHVLDVTRLLLGELSVEAAVARTALLDTVMETEDNLSALLTAGPVPVTLNVTVAARTLWRTRIQLVGTQGYVEFDLDHPGTLHHAEGSPLLLEAAGRLREQAEEPPPPGVGYYGISHRRQIATFVEAVMDGRPREDPRAGLGMVELLGRLYSATQFADRRK